AGGGCGAGTGTGAACCGCCGGTGCCGCATCCTTGTACTGCCATCACAGTCATCTCCCCCTGTTTTCGATTGACCGGTCCAAGTCCCCGACCGTATGTTTCCCCCATGACTCCCTCCGAACTGGTGACATCGGTAGGCGCGGGGAAATTCGCCCCGGCCTACTACTTTTGGGGAAGCGAGGACTACCGTATCATCGAAGCGGAAAAATATATCGCGCATCAGTTCCTCCCCGATGCCCTCTACGCCACCAACTTCCGCCGTCTCGACGGACGCAAGACCTCATGTGCCGATCTTCTGGCCGAACTGGCCGTCTACCCCATGCTGGGCGAACGACAAATGTTCGCCGTCAGCGATATCCAGCATTACAAGCCGACCGACCTGGAGCGCATCCTCAGAATGATCGCGCCCGGCGATGTCAGCCGGATTATAGTGTTTAGCACACCTTCAGTTCGCAAACCCAAAAAGGACTCAGCCTTCCTCCGGAACATTACGAAAGTGGCGGTCGATATCGAGTTTCGCAAACTATCGCACGCCGAGACTGCCTCGCAAATCCAGCGAAAATTCGCCAGGCACAAGATCAAAATCGAACCGGAGGCGCTCAGACTTCTGTCCGAACTCGTGGCCGGCAACCGCGGCGCGGTCGAGACCGAGACCGACAAGCTGATCGATCTAAAAGAAAGCGGCGCTGTCATAACGGCCGATGATGTCCGCCTCACCGGTGTCGGTTACGCGGTCTTCAGCGTGTTCGACTTAGGGGAGCAGATCGTTACGCGTAACGTCGCGCTGGCTCTCAAGCAGGTTCAGGCGCTCATCGCCGACGGCAACACGCCGAGCGGCATCCTGACCATCTTGTTCGGGCATATCCTATCGCTATATCAGGTCAAGAATGGCCGACGGCTGGAGCCATTTCGCCGTTGGCTTGAAGGCAAGTTCAGAGCCCAGGCAGAACAGTTCGACAACCGGACGCTCGAGCAAATGATGATCGACATCACCGAGACGATCGCCGAGACGCGAAAGACCGGCGCCAACGACGTGCTGCTTCTTGAGGCGTTGATCATCAAATTGCTGTCCGAAGAAAAAAAAGCGGGAGAAAAGAAACATTTCCCTGGAAGAAAATAAAGACCCGCAAGTAAGTCTATCTGGTGACGAGTCGGCCGAGCGAAAGCTGGTCGAAGCTGCTCAGAATGGCGACAACCAGGCGTACGGTCAACTGGTCCGGCTCCACCAGAAACGTCTGTTCCGGTATATCTACGGGCTGGTGGGGTCGTTCGACCAAGCAGAAGATATTGTCCAGGAGGCGTTTGTGCGGGCCTGGGGAGCGCTGAAGAGCTTCCGGACCGAGTATACCTTCTACCCGTGGCTCTCGACCATCGCACGAAACCTGGCGTTTACGCAGGTGAACAGAGAGGAAAAGAAGGAATCGCTTGATAAGATATCTGAGAAGGGATTCGACCCGGTCTCGACCGACCTGGGACCGCTCGACAAACTACTGGACGACGAGACCCAGGAGCGATTCTACAAGGCGTTGATGGCCATGCCGGTAACCTATCGGACGGTGTTTGTCCTCCGGCACTTTGAGGAGATGGACTATGCCGATATCGCCAGCTACCTCAAGATCCCTCCCGGGACGGTGGACTCACGCCTCTATCGGGCCCGGCAATATCTCCTGGAGGCACTGAAAGATTTGCTGTAGGGGACGGTATAGGCGATGAGAGCGTTGTAGAGTTATGGATCACGGATATTTCCTCGATAGAGTATCGGCCTACTTCGACCGGGACCTTCCCCCGCAGGAATTGGCCCTGATGGAGACCCATCTACAATCATGCGACGAATGTCGGGCGCTACTGGCGCAATTCGAGAAGCTGGATCAACTCGTTAAGCAGAATTCCGAGCTTGGCAGCGATGACTACTGGGAGAAATCAGCTCGGCAAATCGAAGAACGATTGGGCCGTGCCGAGAAAACTGAAATAACGGACGTTCGACCGTCACGTCGCATCGCACAACTGGGATGGAAAGTCGTTGCCGTGGCGGCCTCGCTCGTTCTCCTCGGCTACATCGGGATGCACAAGGACGATATCTTTCCGGAGCGGAAGATGGAAACACCTTCAGTGCAACCACGAACCGACAAAAGGTCTCACGGAGCGATCGATGAGACCGGCAGAGCGCAATCGACAATCGAGGACACCTTGGCGTCGGAGGGAGCCGAAGTAGCTCTTTCGACAAATGAGCCGGAGTCTCGCGAGGCCCCGCCGCAGGACACATTACGCCGAAGATCAAATGACACCTCGATGCCGAACAAACGAAAAACCGCAACGACGTCCGAGAAACCTTTGCAGCAGATTGACCGACAAACCGAAACATCTGTGATTCGCGAAAGCACATCACCAGCCAAACAGGCACCAGCTCCCGCAGCCGAAGCAGAACTTCGACCGCCTGTCGCCGAGAGTTCGCTTGTCGAAGAGGCGCCAGCGCTTCCCGAGGTTGTACCTCAGCAGCTCGTGCCAAAGGACACGGAAGTATTTGACAAAGCTGCCAAAGCGCTCGCCGGGCAGACGGCCGCCTTTGAAGCTTCTCCTTCAGTGTCGGCCGACTCAGCCATCGGCAACCTCGCGTCACTGCGTCACCAGCGAGATTCCCTCTCCGCGTTGTTGGCTCAGATCAACCGATCGCAATCAAGAACCATGTTCCCAACCGACCTTTCGCAGGGACTCGTGAAGAAATCCAAGCGCGAGGAGTCTGGGCGAGACAGGATCGAGCGACAGCTCCTCGATATCTGTTATCAACTGGCCCTCAACTCACCGGACTCTTCCGAGACTCACGCCGCCGAGACAGTCATTGAAAAAGCTGCATCGGATTCGATTTCTGTCAACCGGGACCTTGCGTCGCGCCTCTTGGAACAACTCCGCAGACGCTAAGGCGTTTTCAAGCCGTTCTACAACGCGGGCTCACCCCTCGGTGGACTTGCCCTGCCCAAAAACCCCCGAACCTTTTGGCCGGGTGGTTCGTAAATACCCTTAGTAGGCTGGTAATCTCGGAAAGGAGAGGCTATGGAACGACGTTTGTATCGCTCGACCACCGACAAGTATATCGGCGGGGTCTGTGGCGGCCTGGCTGAGTACTTTAACATAGACCCGTCGATCGTCCGCATCATTGCGGTCCTGCTCGTGTTTGCACACGGCATCGGCCTTCTGGCCTATCTGATCAGCTGGATCGCCATTCGGAAACGTCCCGCCGGACTGCCCGCCGAACAGGTGGCCCCACCGAGCCGGACCTGGACACGATATGTCCCCGGCGCCATTCTGATCGCCGTCGGCATTCTATTGCTCGTCGATATCAATTGGTACTGGTTCGATCTCGATGAGATCATCGAGCAATTCTGGCCGATTCTGTTGATCGCCGTCGGCCTCCTGCTGGTGCTCTATCGGGGAAGAGGACGCGAGGAACGTCCGGCCTCCGGAAGTATCAACCAGGGACATCTGGCCGAACACAACGGAGGAACCCTGTCATGACACCGGCTCACGGCATGTGGGGAGACGGATGGTTCTTTCCGGCGCTGTTCGGTGTGTTGATGGGACTCGTGGGATATATCATCGGATGGCTGGCGGGCGGACGTGGCGCCGAAAACGGGAACATCGAGCGACGGTGGGACTGGTCCGGGTTGTTTCCCGGCCTCTTGCTGGTCGGGCTGGGGCTCTTCTTCCTGATCGACCGCAACTGGTACCCGCTTGACCTCGGTGATATCATCCGGAAATTCTGGCCCCTCATTCTGGTGATATTTGGTTTGGGGATGCTCGTTCGTCGCCGTCGTTTTCACCGACCGATCGGGACGCCTACCCAGTCCTGGCACGTACCCGGCCAGAAAGGAGAAACGACACCATGACACCGGCACGATTTCGATGGGGGATGCTTCTGGTCCTGCTTGGGGCGGTCTTGCTGCTTCGGAACCTGGATGTCATCAACAACAACTTCTGGGAGGATTTCCTTATCTACCTCCCGGTGTTGCTGATTGCGATCGGGATAGAGAAGATCTTCACCAAATCGAAATTTCAGATTCTGTCATATCTGACCTCCGTCGCCTTTTTCCTCGGCGGTCTGTACCTCGTGTACGTGGGAAGTATGGGGGGCAGTGACCTCAGCTTTTTCTCCCAGACGAGTTACAAGGCGCCTGCTGATCCGACCGTGAAAGAACTGCATGCGTCACTTCACCTCACCGATGGCGACCTCACCGTTCGCGATGCTACCGATGATCTGGTCGACGGCCAGTTCCGGGAGTTCACGCATAAACCCGAGATCACCTATGCCGTTCAGGACGGCTCTGCCAATGTTACTTTCGAGGGGGGGAAGCGACGATTGCTTGGCAACGCTATCCGGGTCGAGACGGATGCCCCCGACGATTGGTATCTGTCTTTTTCCAACCTGGTGCCGCTTACTCTGGAATGCCTCGGCAAGGGCTCGGACATGCACCTTAATCTCTCCACCACGCCTCTCAAGGACCTCAAGCTCGAAGCCGATGAGGGCTCGGTGTATGTCAAGTTGGGAACGCTGCTGCCGCAAGTGGAAGTATCGCTGCGCGGTGAGAATTCGGACATCCGGCTTCGGTTGCCGAGCGATGCCGGCATCAGGATCAACGGTGTCGATGACCGGGAATACCTGCAACAGGTCGGCCTGAAACCGCGCGACGGCGCCTTCGTCAACGATGGCTACGATACACTGAACAACAAGATAAATGTCAATCTGGACGACCGTCTCAGCTCGCTCTCGATTGACTACTATTAAACGCTCTCTCCCTCCAGTAAGGCCGGTCCCGGCGTTCGCGCCGGAGCCGGTCTTTTTGTTTGCGGCGATCCCAAACCTGTTGCATGATGGGTCCCTCTGTGTATCTTAAGATCTATGAGTCGTCCGTCGCATTTCATCGCAGTTATTCTGTCTCTCTTAAGTGCAACTCCAATCCTGACCGGCTGTGGCCAGAAGAGCGAGAGGGCACAGGAGACTTCAACGCTCCGCATTGGCACCGATGCTAC
This Candidatus Zixiibacteriota bacterium DNA region includes the following protein-coding sequences:
- the holA gene encoding DNA polymerase III subunit delta, with amino-acid sequence MTPSELVTSVGAGKFAPAYYFWGSEDYRIIEAEKYIAHQFLPDALYATNFRRLDGRKTSCADLLAELAVYPMLGERQMFAVSDIQHYKPTDLERILRMIAPGDVSRIIVFSTPSVRKPKKDSAFLRNITKVAVDIEFRKLSHAETASQIQRKFARHKIKIEPEALRLLSELVAGNRGAVETETDKLIDLKESGAVITADDVRLTGVGYAVFSVFDLGEQIVTRNVALALKQVQALIADGNTPSGILTILFGHILSLYQVKNGRRLEPFRRWLEGKFRAQAEQFDNRTLEQMMIDITETIAETRKTGANDVLLLEALIIKLLSEEKKAGEKKHFPGRK
- a CDS encoding DUF5668 domain-containing protein is translated as MTPAHGMWGDGWFFPALFGVLMGLVGYIIGWLAGGRGAENGNIERRWDWSGLFPGLLLVGLGLFFLIDRNWYPLDLGDIIRKFWPLILVIFGLGMLVRRRRFHRPIGTPTQSWHVPGQKGETTP
- a CDS encoding PspC domain-containing protein; translation: MERRLYRSTTDKYIGGVCGGLAEYFNIDPSIVRIIAVLLVFAHGIGLLAYLISWIAIRKRPAGLPAEQVAPPSRTWTRYVPGAILIAVGILLLVDINWYWFDLDEIIEQFWPILLIAVGLLLVLYRGRGREERPASGSINQGHLAEHNGGTLS
- a CDS encoding RNA polymerase sigma factor; its protein translation is MGSFDQAEDIVQEAFVRAWGALKSFRTEYTFYPWLSTIARNLAFTQVNREEKKESLDKISEKGFDPVSTDLGPLDKLLDDETQERFYKALMAMPVTYRTVFVLRHFEEMDYADIASYLKIPPGTVDSRLYRARQYLLEALKDLL
- a CDS encoding zf-HC2 domain-containing protein, whose product is MDHGYFLDRVSAYFDRDLPPQELALMETHLQSCDECRALLAQFEKLDQLVKQNSELGSDDYWEKSARQIEERLGRAEKTEITDVRPSRRIAQLGWKVVAVAASLVLLGYIGMHKDDIFPERKMETPSVQPRTDKRSHGAIDETGRAQSTIEDTLASEGAEVALSTNEPESREAPPQDTLRRRSNDTSMPNKRKTATTSEKPLQQIDRQTETSVIRESTSPAKQAPAPAAEAELRPPVAESSLVEEAPALPEVVPQQLVPKDTEVFDKAAKALAGQTAAFEASPSVSADSAIGNLASLRHQRDSLSALLAQINRSQSRTMFPTDLSQGLVKKSKREESGRDRIERQLLDICYQLALNSPDSSETHAAETVIEKAASDSISVNRDLASRLLEQLRRR
- a CDS encoding DUF5668 domain-containing protein, encoding MTPARFRWGMLLVLLGAVLLLRNLDVINNNFWEDFLIYLPVLLIAIGIEKIFTKSKFQILSYLTSVAFFLGGLYLVYVGSMGGSDLSFFSQTSYKAPADPTVKELHASLHLTDGDLTVRDATDDLVDGQFREFTHKPEITYAVQDGSANVTFEGGKRRLLGNAIRVETDAPDDWYLSFSNLVPLTLECLGKGSDMHLNLSTTPLKDLKLEADEGSVYVKLGTLLPQVEVSLRGENSDIRLRLPSDAGIRINGVDDREYLQQVGLKPRDGAFVNDGYDTLNNKINVNLDDRLSSLSIDYY